Genomic DNA from Solirubrobacterales bacterium:
GCTCGACCTCAAGCTGATCCGCTCCGATCCAGAGCGGATCAAGACTGCGCTCGCCCGCCGTGGGGCGGCCGACTCGATTGACGAGTTGCTCGCGCTCGATGACCGGCGCCGTCAGCTGCTGCCCGAAATCGAAGGGGCCAGGTCGGAACGCAAGCGGGCTTCGGAACGGATCGGCGAAGCCAAGAAGGCGGGTGAGGACGCCAGCGAGGCGATCGCTGCCGTGCGTGAACTGAAGTCCGGTCTGGAGCGGCTGGAGCAGGAACTGGAACGGGTCGAGACCCGCCGGGACGAGGTCGCCTCCCACCTGCCCAACCTTCCGGATCCGTCCAGTCCCGACGGCTTCACCGAGGACGACGCCGAGCTGATCCGCACGGTCGGGGAACCACCGGAGTTCGAGTTCCCGGCCCGGGATCACCTTGAGCTGGCCGGAGACTCGATCGAGATGGAGGCCGCCGGACGGGTCTCGGGGGCCCGCTTCGCCTACCTCATGGGCGACCTGGTCATGCTCGAGTTCGCCCTCGCCCGCTTCGCGCTCGAGGAACTCCGCGGCAGGGGCCATGAACCGGTGATCCCCCCGGTCCTGGTCCGCGAGGAAGCACTCTTCGGCACCGGCTTTCTGCCGGGCGACCGCGACCAGATCTACGAACTTCCCCGGGACGAGCTCTTCCTGGCCGGCACATCCGAGGTGCCGCTCGCCTCGCTTCATGCCGACCAGATCCTCGAGGCCGACCAGCTGCCGATCCGTTACGCGGGTTTCTCGAGCTGCTTCCGCCGGGAAGCCGGCGCCGCCGGCCGGGACACCCACGGAATCTTCCGGGTTCACCAGTTCGACAAGGTGGAGATGTTCTCCTTCGTCAGGCCGGAGGACGCGGTCACCGAGCACGAACGCATCCTCGGGATCGAGGAGGCGATCCTGACCGCGCTCGAACTCCCATACCGGGTGGTCAACGTGGCTGCCGGAGACCTCGGTGGATCGGCCGCCAAGAAGTACGACTGCGAGGCCTGGATCCCGAGTCAGTCGCGTTACCGGGAACTCACCTCCTGCTCCAACACAACCGATTTCCAGGCGAGGCGACTCGGCTGCCGGTACCGGCCCGGACCGGAGGATCCTCCCGAGTTCGTCGCCACCCTGAACGGAACCGCGGTCGCAGTCGGCCGGACCCTGATCGCCCTGCTGGAGAATCACCAGCAGGAGGACGGCAGCGTCAGGGTCCCGGAAGTGCTTCACGACTGGGGCGCTCCGGCTACGCTTGGTGGCAATGCGTG
This window encodes:
- the serS gene encoding serine--tRNA ligase, with product MLDLKLIRSDPERIKTALARRGAADSIDELLALDDRRRQLLPEIEGARSERKRASERIGEAKKAGEDASEAIAAVRELKSGLERLEQELERVETRRDEVASHLPNLPDPSSPDGFTEDDAELIRTVGEPPEFEFPARDHLELAGDSIEMEAAGRVSGARFAYLMGDLVMLEFALARFALEELRGRGHEPVIPPVLVREEALFGTGFLPGDRDQIYELPRDELFLAGTSEVPLASLHADQILEADQLPIRYAGFSSCFRREAGAAGRDTHGIFRVHQFDKVEMFSFVRPEDAVTEHERILGIEEAILTALELPYRVVNVAAGDLGGSAAKKYDCEAWIPSQSRYRELTSCSNTTDFQARRLGCRYRPGPEDPPEFVATLNGTAVAVGRTLIALLENHQQEDGSVRVPEVLHDWGAPATLGGNA